From Rhinopithecus roxellana isolate Shanxi Qingling chromosome 17, ASM756505v1, whole genome shotgun sequence, one genomic window encodes:
- the RDH14 gene encoding retinol dehydrogenase 14, whose product MGSGKAAASELPWRDWWALGPTMAVATAAAVLAALGGALWLAARRFAGSGVQRLRGGGDPGLMHGKTVLITGANSGLGRATAAELVRLGARVIMGCRDRARAEEAAGQLRRELRQDAECGPEPGVGGAGELIVRELDLASLRSVRAFCQEMLQEEPRLDVLINNAGIFQCPYMKTEDGFEMQFGVNHLGHFLLTNLLLGLLKSSAPSRIVVVSSKLYKYGDINFDDLNSEQSYNKSFCYSRSKLANILFTRELARRLEGTNVTVNVLHPGIVRTNLGRHIHIPLLVRPLFNLVSWAFFKTPVEGAQTSIYLASSPEVEGVSGRYFGDCKEEELLPKAVDESVARKLWDISEVMVGLLK is encoded by the exons ATGGGTTCCGGTAAGGCGGCGGCTTCGGAACTCCCGTGGAGGGACTGGTGGGCCCTCGGCCCGACGATGGCAGTGGCCACTGCGGCGGCAGTACTGGCCGCTCTGGGCGGGGCGCTGTGGCTGGCGGCCCGGCGGTTCGCGGGGTCCGGGGTCCAGCGGCTGCGCGGAGGCGGGGACCCCGGCCTCATGCACGGGAAGACTGTGCTGATCACCGGGGCAAACAGCGGCCTGGGCCGCGCTACGGCCGCGGAGCTGGTGCGCCTGGGGGCGCGCGTGATCATGGGCTGCCGGGACCGCGCGCGCGCCGAGGAGGCGGCGGGTCAGCTCCGTCGCGAGCTCCGCCAGGACGCGGAGTGCGGCCCAGAGCCCGGCGTCGGCGGGGCGGGCGAGCTCATAGTCCGGGAGCTGGACCTCGCCTCGCTGCGCTCGGTGCGCGCCTTCTGCCAGGAAATGCTCCAG GAAGAGCCTAGGCTGGATGTCTTGATCAATAATGCAGGGATCTTCCAGTGCCCTTACATGAAGACTGAAGATGGGTTTGAGATGCAGTTCGGAGTGAACCATCTGGGGCACTTTCTACTCACCAATCTTCTCCTTGGACTCCTCAAAAGTTCAGCTCCCAGCAGGATTGTGGTAGTTTCTTCCAAACTTTATAAATATGGAGACATCAACTTTGATGACTTGAACAGTGAACAAAGCTATAATAAAAGCTTTTGTTATAGCCGGAGCAAACTGGCTAACATTCTTTTCACCAGGGAACTAGCCCGCCGCTTAGAAGGCACGAATGTCACCGTCAATGTGTTGCATCCTGGTATTGTACGGACAAATCTGGGGAGGCACATACACATTCCACTGTTGGTCAGACCACTCTTCAATTTGGTGTCATGGGCTTTTTTCAAAACTCCAGTAGAAGGTGCCCAGACTTCCATTTATTTGGCCTCTTCACCTGAAGTAGAAGGAGTGTCAGGAAGATATTTTGGGGATTGTAAAGAGGAAGAATTATTGCCCAAAGCTGTGGATGAATCTGTTGCAAGAAAACTCTGGGATATCAGTGAAGTGATGGTTGGCCTGCTAAAATAG